The following DNA comes from Enterocloster bolteae.
GGCTTCCTCCTGCTTTGTGCTGGAGCCCTATGAGGACGGAATCAGGGCAGTGGTGAAGGGTATCGGGCACGGCTACGGGCTGAGTCAGGCCACTGCCAACGAGAAAGCAAAGGAGGGATGGAAGGCCGAAGATATCCTTGGATATTTTTATAAAAATATTGCTTTCATTTCTGAATAAGTAGCCTTGGTTTGGTAAGAATAGTACCGAGGTGATAAACGTGAAAGAGAAAGTAAACCAGATGTTCAAGGATAAGCTGTTTCTTGTCATGCTAGTGTTAGGCCTGCTGACTATAGTAGCCGCAGCAGGAGTGATTACCGTACAAAGAGGAAAAGGTAATGAGACGAATCCATACCTTGAAGTGCCCCAGCCAGAAATGATTGCCCAGGAGACCGCACCGGAAATGCCGCAGGTGGCAGGTGCCTCCGATGCGGCAAAAGAGACACAAAAGAGCGAGCCGGCTCCTACCAAGGCAGCCGTGGCCCAGAACGCCAACCAGGGAAATGATCTGGCGGCGGAAGCTGGAGCGGGAAAGGATGCAGCTGATGCGCTGGTGCTGAATTTTACAGATACCAGCAAGATGGAATGGCCTGTAAAGGGAAATGTGCTTCTGGACTACAGCATGGACCAGACCATTTATTTCCCTACCCTGGACCAGTACAAATGCAATCCCGGCCTTGTAATCCAGTCTGATGTGAGTACTCCGGTGG
Coding sequences within:
- a CDS encoding peptidoglycan DD-metalloendopeptidase family protein, which codes for MKEKVNQMFKDKLFLVMLVLGLLTIVAAAGVITVQRGKGNETNPYLEVPQPEMIAQETAPEMPQVAGASDAAKETQKSEPAPTKAAVAQNANQGNDLAAEAGAGKDAADALVLNFTDTSKMEWPVKGNVLLDYSMDQTIYFPTLDQYKCNPGLVIQSDVSTPVGAPANARILEVGSNEEIGNYVVMDLGNEYTATCGQLKEVCAAEGEYLKKGQTLGYVSEPTKYYSVEGVNVFFELKHQDKTVDPLDYME